One Vigna unguiculata cultivar IT97K-499-35 chromosome 7, ASM411807v1, whole genome shotgun sequence genomic region harbors:
- the LOC114190794 gene encoding uncharacterized protein LOC114190794 isoform X1, producing MTVYGLGFSVSPSQNQSPISHSSSPSILRWIIARHHVPLLHHQRSPLSRHLAGHLQQSSPPSLNFEVASAIHLRRNRHLRYRLWISFLCRTRCDGRELVSPLPEPHRIPSSTLSNVRPSSVSAIIRVSKENQGCFSQCSRQSPYLSFWNHGWNDWS from the exons ATGACTGTTTATGGATTAGGTTTTTCGGTATCACCCTCACAGAATCAATCCCCAATTTCTCATTCTTCTTCACCGTCAATTCTTCGTTGGATCATCGCCCGCCATCACGTGCCACTTCTGCACCACCAACGTTCTCCACTGAGCCGTCATCTAGCTGGTCATCTTCAACAGAGCTCACCCCCATCGTTGAATTTTGAAGTCGCCTCTGCTATTCACCTTCGCCGGAACAGACATCTCCGATATCGCCTCTGGATTTCCTTCCTATGTCGAACTCGCTGTGATGGTAGAGAACTAGTTTCGCCACTACCGGAGCCCCATCGGATTCCATCGTCAACTCTCTCCAATGTTCGTCCCTCCTCTGTGTCAGCCATCATAAGGGTTAGCAAGGAGAACCAAGGCTGTTTCAGCCAGTGTTCACGGCAATCACCCTATCTCTCTTTTTG gaaTCATGGCTGGAATGATTGGTCCTGA
- the LOC114190794 gene encoding uncharacterized protein LOC114190794 isoform X2, producing the protein MTVYGLGFSVSPSQNQSPISHSSSPSILRWIIARHHVPLLHHQRSPLSRHLAGHLQQSSPPSLNFEVASAIHLRRNRHLRYRLWISFLCRTRCDGRELVSPLPEPHRIPSSTLSNVRPSSVSAIIRVSKENQGCFSQCSRQSPYLSFWNHGWNDWS; encoded by the exons ATGACTGTTTATGGATTAGGTTTTTCGGTATCACCCTCACAGAATCAATCCCCAATTTCTCATTCTTCTTCACCGTCAATTCTTCGTTGGATCATCGCCCGCCATCACGTGCCACTTCTGCACCACCAACGTTCTCCACTGAGCCGTCATCTAGCTGGTCATCTTCAACAGAGCTCACCCCCATCGTTGAATTTTGAAGTCGCCTCTGCTATTCACCTTCGCCGGAACAGACATCTCCGATATCGCCTCTGGATTTCCTTCCTATGTCGAACTCGCTGTGATGGTAGAGAACTAGTTTCGCCACTACCGGAGCCCCATCGGATTCCATCGTCAACTCTCTCCAATGTTCGTCCCTCCTCTGTGTCAGCCATCATAAGGGTTAGCAAGGAGAACCAAGGCTGTTTCAGCCAGTGTTCACGGCAATCACCCTATCTC tctttttggaaTCATGGCTGGAATGATTGGTCCTGA